One part of the Paenibacillus silvisoli genome encodes these proteins:
- a CDS encoding ABC transporter ATP-binding protein gives MFDVLKKLSWFFKMHWKRYTVALVLLTICGILEVIPPKLIGYAVDTIGQGTMTSQKLTELLLFWAGLTVVIYLITCVWWSLLFGSSFMLERTLRSRIMRHLLHMTPTFYERNRTGDLMARATNDIGAVSQTAGFGILTLMDSTLFMTTILVVMAGMISWKLTLAAMLPLPILALVMQHFGKKIHERFTVQQDAFGKLNDQVLESVSGVRVIRAFVQEEADRKRFSDMTDEVFRKNIEVTKIDALFEPSLKILVGISYLIGLCFGGWLVFRGEISLGEMVSFNMFLGMLIWPMFAIGELINIMQRGNASLDRINETLGIKPNVKDAEKPVSVSVPETIEAERLTFRYPSSSIDNLVDISFKLKRGQTLGIVGRTGSGKTTLLRQLLREYPMGQGRLTAGNVPITDIELDQIRSWVGYVPQQPILFSKTIRENIAYGTTGSTMNDDMLDKALELAAFRKDVTFLPDGLETLVGEKGVALSGGQKQRVSIARAVIANPEILMLDDALSAVDAKTETEILEGLRRERAGKTTLITTHRLSAVQHADWIIVLDEGRIAEEGTHEQLLLNDGWYKEQYDRQQLASIVEE, from the coding sequence AGCTGCTGCTCTTCTGGGCAGGTCTTACCGTCGTCATCTATCTCATTACGTGCGTATGGTGGTCGCTGCTGTTCGGCTCCTCCTTCATGCTGGAGCGCACGCTCCGCTCGCGCATTATGCGGCATCTGCTCCATATGACGCCGACCTTCTACGAACGCAACCGCACCGGCGACCTGATGGCCCGGGCGACCAACGATATTGGCGCGGTATCGCAGACGGCGGGCTTCGGCATCCTCACGCTGATGGATTCCACCCTGTTCATGACCACGATTCTCGTCGTCATGGCGGGCATGATCAGCTGGAAGCTGACGCTTGCGGCGATGCTGCCGCTCCCGATTCTCGCGCTTGTCATGCAGCATTTCGGCAAAAAAATTCACGAACGGTTCACCGTGCAGCAGGATGCGTTCGGCAAGCTGAACGACCAGGTGCTGGAATCCGTTTCGGGCGTTCGCGTCATCCGCGCCTTCGTGCAGGAAGAAGCGGACCGCAAACGGTTCAGCGACATGACCGACGAAGTGTTCCGCAAAAATATCGAAGTGACGAAGATCGACGCCTTGTTCGAGCCTTCGCTCAAAATATTGGTCGGCATCAGCTATCTGATCGGCCTCTGCTTCGGCGGCTGGCTCGTGTTCCGCGGCGAAATCTCCCTCGGCGAGATGGTGTCGTTCAATATGTTCCTCGGGATGCTCATCTGGCCGATGTTCGCCATCGGAGAGCTCATTAATATTATGCAGCGCGGCAACGCATCCTTAGACCGCATCAACGAGACGCTGGGCATCAAGCCGAACGTAAAGGACGCGGAAAAGCCGGTGTCGGTATCCGTACCCGAGACGATCGAAGCCGAACGGCTCACCTTCCGTTACCCGTCCTCGTCGATCGACAATCTGGTCGACATCTCCTTCAAGCTGAAGCGCGGCCAAACGCTCGGCATCGTCGGCAGAACGGGAAGCGGCAAAACAACGCTGCTCCGACAGCTGCTGCGCGAATATCCGATGGGTCAAGGCCGCTTAACGGCCGGTAACGTCCCGATTACGGATATTGAGCTGGACCAAATCCGCAGCTGGGTCGGCTACGTGCCGCAGCAGCCGATTCTGTTCAGCAAGACGATCCGCGAAAATATCGCGTACGGCACAACGGGCAGCACGATGAACGATGACATGCTGGACAAAGCATTGGAGCTGGCTGCCTTCCGCAAGGACGTCACGTTCCTGCCGGACGGATTGGAAACGCTCGTCGGCGAGAAAGGCGTTGCGCTTTCCGGCGGACAGAAGCAGCGGGTCAGCATCGCGAGAGCGGTCATCGCCAATCCGGAAATATTGATGCTGGATGACGCTCTTTCGGCGGTAGACGCCAAGACCGAAACGGAGATTTTGGAAGGGCTGCGCAGAGAACGGGCGGGCAAAACGACGCTCATCACGACGCACCGGCTGTCGGCCGTGCAGCACGCCGATTGGATCATCGTGCTGGACGAAGGCCGCATCGCGGAAGAAGGCACGCATGAGCAGCTTCTGCTGAACGACGGCTGGTATAAAGAACAATATGACAGGCAGCAGCTCGCTTCCATCGTGGAAGAATAA